A stretch of the Chloroflexota bacterium genome encodes the following:
- the zwf gene encoding glucose-6-phosphate dehydrogenase, with protein sequence MSEIPWLLQEEKKSAAAAPPVVIVIFGASGDLTQRKLVPALHTLACEDLLPEQIAILGVARSPMTDEEFRQSLEAGVEAHGRMTPEHCQRWGEFSERFTYMAISYDDLGSYDQIAQRLAEYEQLFEGCNVLFYLATPPQLYAPIVKRLGESGLSTSSNDETWRRIVIEKPFGHDLASARALNKQLHQVFDENQVYRIDHYLGKETVQNLLVFRFANAIFEPVWNRRYVSKVLITVAESVGVGHRGGYYDQAGVVRDMIQNHALQLLTLTAMEPPVTFNATALRNEKVKVLQAVRPFSTEDEHLASVRAQYRSTDGNGPTYRMEKGVDPESQTATYAALRLHIDNWRWQSIPFFVRSGKYLKQKTTDIAVVFKRAPHLLFPHSTGELLPPNILGICIQPDEGIHLSFRMKVPGAGMNTRKVDMEFHYESDFGDGNLPDAYERLLLDALLGDASLFARGDEIELSWGIVDPVLDAWKSGSVPLSFYEPGTWGPMEADELAARAGATWTPGCAPH encoded by the coding sequence GAAGATCTGTTGCCGGAACAGATCGCCATATTGGGGGTGGCACGCAGCCCGATGACAGACGAAGAATTCCGTCAAAGTCTTGAGGCCGGTGTCGAGGCCCATGGACGAATGACACCGGAACATTGCCAACGTTGGGGAGAGTTCTCCGAGCGTTTCACCTACATGGCAATCAGTTACGATGACCTTGGCAGCTACGATCAAATTGCGCAGCGTCTTGCCGAATACGAGCAGTTGTTTGAGGGCTGTAACGTGCTCTTCTACCTGGCGACACCACCACAGCTTTACGCGCCAATTGTCAAACGCCTGGGAGAATCGGGCCTGAGTACCAGCAGCAATGATGAGACGTGGCGACGGATTGTCATCGAAAAGCCGTTTGGTCATGATCTCGCCTCGGCCCGGGCGTTGAACAAGCAGTTACATCAGGTTTTCGATGAAAACCAGGTGTATCGGATCGATCACTATTTGGGCAAGGAAACAGTACAGAATCTGCTGGTCTTCCGCTTTGCCAATGCCATATTCGAACCGGTCTGGAACCGGCGCTATGTCTCGAAAGTGTTGATCACGGTGGCCGAAAGCGTTGGCGTGGGTCATCGCGGCGGTTATTATGACCAGGCAGGCGTCGTACGGGATATGATTCAGAATCATGCCCTGCAATTGCTTACATTGACTGCTATGGAGCCGCCGGTAACCTTCAATGCTACCGCCCTGCGCAACGAAAAGGTCAAAGTATTGCAGGCCGTCCGCCCCTTCTCAACGGAAGATGAGCACCTGGCGAGTGTACGCGCGCAGTACCGCTCTACCGACGGCAATGGCCCGACCTATCGGATGGAGAAAGGAGTTGATCCCGAGTCGCAGACGGCCACCTATGCTGCGCTCAGGTTGCATATCGACAATTGGCGATGGCAGAGCATACCCTTTTTTGTCAGGTCGGGCAAGTATCTCAAACAGAAGACCACCGACATCGCCGTGGTCTTCAAGCGAGCGCCCCACCTCCTGTTTCCGCACTCGACAGGGGAACTGTTGCCCCCCAATATTCTTGGCATCTGCATCCAACCCGACGAAGGGATCCACCTCAGCTTTCGAATGAAGGTGCCGGGGGCCGGGATGAACACCCGTAAGGTCGACATGGAGTTCCACTACGAGTCCGATTTTGGTGATGGCAACTTGCCTGATGCATACGAACGTCTCCTGCTGGATGCCTTGTTGGGAGATGCCTCCCTCTTTGCCCGCGGGGATGAAATCGAGCTCTCGTGGGGAATCGTCGATCCAGTGCTGGACGCTTGGAAATCGGGTTCCGTGCCATTGTCGTTCTACGAGCCGGGCACCTGGGGCCCAATGGAGGCCGACGAGCTGGCGGCCAGGGCCGGCGCTACATGGACGCCGGGCTGCGCACCCCACTGA
- the pgl gene encoding 6-phosphogluconolactonase gives MSEVVVRKDPEAVARQAATWIVRWARAAVAERGQFRIALAGGGTPARLYELLAREPYRSILPVAQTEVFWGDERFLPHGNAGRNDTHVLPLLSEAGIPGQNINPVPYVAETSDKSCADSRLARSAHLYEKQLQTRLEPGHPLMDVILLGLGTDGHTASLFPDTAALSVTDHLVAPNRSAYEDRHPERITLTFPAINASRIILFMVTGRGKRDILRRVLDTPESPVLPAQLVAPTSGNLLWLADEAATSSVL, from the coding sequence ATGTCGGAGGTAGTTGTCAGAAAAGATCCTGAAGCCGTTGCCAGACAGGCAGCAACCTGGATCGTCCGTTGGGCTCGAGCCGCAGTAGCTGAACGCGGCCAGTTTCGAATCGCTCTTGCCGGCGGGGGCACCCCTGCCAGGCTGTACGAACTCCTGGCCCGTGAGCCATATCGCTCCATTCTTCCCGTGGCACAGACAGAGGTGTTCTGGGGCGACGAACGTTTTTTGCCCCATGGAAATGCCGGGCGCAACGATACACATGTTCTGCCATTGCTCAGCGAGGCTGGGATTCCGGGACAGAATATCAATCCCGTGCCATACGTGGCCGAGACATCGGATAAAAGCTGCGCTGACAGCCGGCTCGCCAGATCTGCACACCTGTACGAGAAACAACTACAGACTCGACTGGAGCCGGGCCATCCGCTGATGGACGTAATACTGTTGGGTCTCGGCACCGATGGCCACACAGCCTCTCTTTTCCCGGACACTGCGGCCCTCTCCGTAACCGATCATCTTGTGGCGCCCAATCGATCGGCATACGAGGATCGCCATCCGGAACGGATCACGTTGACCTTTCCAGCGATCAATGCCTCGAGGATTATCCTGTTTATGGTCACGGGAAGGGGCAAGCGCGATATATTGCGACGCGTCCTGGATACGCCTGAATCTCCAGTACTTCCCGCTCAACTGGTCGCACCAACCAGCGGCAACCTGTTGTGGCTGGCGGACGAGGCTGCAACGTCATCGGTCCTCTAG